The region AGTTCACGCTGAAGAACTACATCAACATCTTCACCGACCCGGCCTGGTACATGGGCTATGTCGACAGCCTGATCTATGTCGCGCTGAACACGCTGATCTCGATCTCGGTCGCACTGCCGGCCGCCTATGCCTTCTCGCGCTACCGCTTCCTCGGCGACAAGCACCTGTTTTTCTGGTTCCTGACCAACCGGATGGCGCCGCCGGCGGTGTTCGCGTTGCCCTTCTTCAATCTCTATTCTGCGGTCGGCCTGTTCGACACGCATTGGGCCGTCGCGCTCGCCCACACCATCTTCAACGTGCCGCTGGCCATCTGGATCCTGGAGGGCTTCATGTCCGGCGTGCCGCGCGAGATCGACGAGACCGCCTTCATCGACGGCTACTCTTTCCCGCGCTTCTTCGTGAAGATCTTCGTGCCCCTGATCGCCAGCGGCATCGGGGTGGCGGCCTTCTTCTGCTTCATGTTCTCGTGGGTCGAGCTGCTGCTTGCGCGCACGCTGACCAACAACATGCCGATCTCCTCGATCATGACCCGCACGGCCTCCTCGGCCGGCATGGACTGGGGCCAGCTGGCGGCGGCCGGCGTGCTGACCCTGGTGCCGGGCGCGCTCGTGATCTGGTTCGTGCGCAACTACATCGCCAAGGGCTTCGCCCTGGGGAGGGTGTGATGGAGAGCCTTGCCTGGATGGCCTGGACGCCGGCGACCCTGATCTTCTACGGCCTGATCGCGCTCGGCCTCGGCACGCTGACCGTGTTGGCGGTGCGCCATCCCGAGGTCGAGCGCGTCGGCATCCTGCGCATTCCGACCACGCGCGGCGACCGCTTCTTCATCGCCCTGCTCGGCTCGGCCTTCATCCATCTGATCTTCCTGCCGCTGTTCGGCGCCGACACGATCGCGACGCTGCCGGTTGGCGAAGGTCTCGAAGTCTCGCGGCTGTGGCTGGCGAGCGGCATTTCCCTTCTCTACGCCGCGGCGGTGTTCCGCTGGGTGTGAGGGGTTCTGCGACGGAGGGCCGGCGTGCGGGCCCGATCGTCGAAATGGGAGGCGCACGCAAATTCGGGAGGAATCAATGTCCGCAACCAAGAAGACGTTCGGTCTGGCCGGTCTGATGATCGCGCTGGCCTCGACGACCGCCATCGCCGGCATGGACGAGGCGAAGAAGTGGATCGACAGCGAGTTCCAGCCTTCGACGCTTTCCAAGGAAGCGCAGATGAAGGAGATGGAATGGTTCGTGAACGCCGCCAAGCCCTTCGTCGGCATGGAGATCAACGTCGTCTCCGAGACGATCACGACCCACGAGTATGAATCCAAGACCCTGGCCAAGGCCTTCACCGAGATCACCGGGATCAAGCTCAAGCACGACCTGATCCAGGAAGGCGACGTGGTCGAGAAGATCCAGACCCAGATGCAGTCGGGCAAGAATGTCTACGACGGCTGGATCAACGATTCCGACCTGATCGGTACCCATTTCCGCTACAAGCAGGCCATCGCG is a window of Prosthecodimorpha staleyi DNA encoding:
- a CDS encoding DUF2160 domain-containing protein encodes the protein MESLAWMAWTPATLIFYGLIALGLGTLTVLAVRHPEVERVGILRIPTTRGDRFFIALLGSAFIHLIFLPLFGADTIATLPVGEGLEVSRLWLASGISLLYAAAVFRWV
- a CDS encoding carbohydrate ABC transporter permease, which translates into the protein MRLRSLILTVYLVFLTLPIYWLMNMSFKNNSEITNQGLTLFPREFTLKNYINIFTDPAWYMGYVDSLIYVALNTLISISVALPAAYAFSRYRFLGDKHLFFWFLTNRMAPPAVFALPFFNLYSAVGLFDTHWAVALAHTIFNVPLAIWILEGFMSGVPREIDETAFIDGYSFPRFFVKIFVPLIASGIGVAAFFCFMFSWVELLLARTLTNNMPISSIMTRTASSAGMDWGQLAAAGVLTLVPGALVIWFVRNYIAKGFALGRV